A section of the Phacochoerus africanus isolate WHEZ1 chromosome 4, ROS_Pafr_v1, whole genome shotgun sequence genome encodes:
- the TMEM205 gene encoding transmembrane protein 205 — MEEGGNPGSLTKVVHLLVLSGAWGMQVWVTFVSGFLLFRGLPRHTFGLVQSKLFPFYFHISMGSAFVNLCVLASQHAWAQLTFWEASQLCLLLVSLTLATINARWLEPRTTATMWALQAMEKERGLGGEVPGSHQGSDPYRQLRGQDPKYSALRQNFFRYHGLSSICNLGCLLSNGLHLAGLALGLRGL; from the exons ATGGAGGAAGGCGGGAACCCGGGAAGCCTGACCAAAGTGGTCCATCTACTGGTCTTGTCAGGGGCCTGGGGCATGCAAGTGTGGGTGACCTTCGTCTCAG GCTTCCTGCTTTTCCGAGGCCTTCCTCGACATACCTTCGGCCTTGTACAGAGCAAACTCTTCCCTTTCTACTTTCACATCTCCATGGGCTCTGCCTTCGTCAACCTCTGCGTCTTAGCCTCACAGCATGCCTGGGCTCAGCTCACATTCTGGGAGGCCAGCCAG CTCTGCCTGCTGCTCGTGAGCCTCACACTGGCCACCATCAACGCCCGCTGGCTGGAGCCCCGAACCACGGCCACCATGTGGGCCCTGCAGGCCATGGAGAAGGAGCGGGGCCTGGGTGGGGAGGTGCCAGGCAGCCACCAAGGCTCAGACCCCTACCGCCAGCTGCGGGGGCAGGACCCCAAGTACAGTGCCCTCCGCCAGAACTTTTTCCGCTACCATGGCTTGTCCTCCATTTGCAATCTGGGTTGCCTCCTGAGCAATGGGCTTCATCTTGCTGGCCTCGCCCTGGGCCTCAGGGGCCTCTAG
- the CCDC159 gene encoding coiled-coil domain-containing protein 159 isoform X5: protein MSRWTPEAETLEPAAPENTATVEAWRPGRDSEPQSRGSPPLPSSDSPEHCNDQDLPKRNPSNTKKPLETCSSKTKVKSTVMIPDCQKLLRCELESLKSQLQAQTKAFEFLNHSVTLLEKESCLQQIKIQQLEEVLGPTSRQTDKKEHKWDVEEGRQELYGALAQGLQGLQKTLRDNEEVQRARTTRCLQLLAQEIRDSKKFLWEELELVREEVTFIYQKLQAQEEEITENLVNIQKMQKTQVKCRKVLTKMRQQGYETSNWPEPKELPPGGSGSWRDDLQKELGDIWAAVHVLQNSFDDLAISSRGRPRAASLRGYKGHRCLSPPLPSWDSNSDSDQDPSQLQLNKSCSFPPA from the exons ATGAGCAGGTG GACCCCGGAGGCAGAGACCTTGGAGCCAGCTGCACCTGAGAACACAGCAACGGTTGAAgcctggaggccagggagggactCAGAGCCTCAGTCACGTGGGTCTCCCCCGCTCCCCAGTTCAGACTCACCAGAGCACTGTAATGACCAGGACCTTCCGAAGAGGAATCCCAGCAACACTAAG AAGCCCTTGGAGACCTGCTCTTCTAAAACCAAAG TTAAGTCCACAGTAATGATTCCCGACTGCCAGAAGCTTCTGAGATGTGAACTGGAGTCACTCAAGAGCCAGCTACAGGCCCAGACCAAG GCTTTCGAGTTCCTAAACCACTCAGTGACTCTGTTGGAGAAGGAGAGCTGCCTGCAGCAAATCAAGATCCAACAGCTGGAAG AGGTTCTGGGCCCCACCAGCCGCCAGACAGACAAAAAGGAACACAAGTGGGATGTGGAGGAGGGACGGCAGGAGCTATATGGGGCCCTGGCTCAAGGCCTGCAGGGGCTGCAGAAGACCCTGCGTGACAATGAGGAGGTACAGCGGGCCCGAACCACCCGctgcctgcagctgctggcccaggagATCCGGGACAG CAAGAAGTTCCTGTGGGAAGAGCTAGAGCTGGTGCGGGAGGAAGTGACCTTCATTTATCAAAAGCTCC AGGCGCAGGAAGAGGAGATCACGGAGAACCTGGTGAACATCCAAAAGATGCAGAAGACACAGGTGAAGTGCCGCAAG GTCCTGACCAAGATGAGGCAGCAGGGGTATGAGACATCCAACTGGCCGGAGCCTAAGGAGTTGCCACCAGGAGGCAGTGGCTCCTGGAGGGATGACCTCCAGAAAGAGCTGGGTGACATATG GGCTGCTGTGCACGTGCTTCAGAACTCCTTTGATGACCTCGCCATATCCTCGAGGGGCCGCCCCAGGGCCGCAAGCCTCAGGG GTTATAAGGGGCACCGATGCCTGAGCCCTCCACTCCCCTCCTGGGACTCAAACTCGGATTCAGACCAGGACCCTTCCCAGCTACAACTCAACAAGAGCTGCTCCTTCCCACCTG CCTGA
- the CCDC159 gene encoding coiled-coil domain-containing protein 159 isoform X1 → MRSLWGGPGSVKTWELVSGRPSAPPAESNPLLVGLPLDLDYSVPRYCSPSSPSNVCLSANKKCDKCCEKTLEYTFHWSRTPEAETLEPAAPENTATVEAWRPGRDSEPQSRGSPPLPSSDSPEHCNDQDLPKRNPSNTKKPLETCSSKTKVKSTVMIPDCQKLLRCELESLKSQLQAQTKAFEFLNHSVTLLEKESCLQQIKIQQLEEVLGPTSRQTDKKEHKWDVEEGRQELYGALAQGLQGLQKTLRDNEEVQRARTTRCLQLLAQEIRDSKKFLWEELELVREEVTFIYQKLQAQEEEITENLVNIQKMQKTQVKCRKVLTKMRQQGYETSNWPEPKELPPGGSGSWRDDLQKELGDIWAAVHVLQNSFDDLAISSRGRPRAASLRGYKGHRCLSPPLPSWDSNSDSDQDPSQLQLNKSCSFPPA, encoded by the exons ATGAGGTCTCTctggggagggcctgggagtGTCAAGACCTGGGAACTGGTCTCAGGACGTCCTTCTGCCCCCCCTGCTGAAAGCAACCCTCTTCTGGTCGGCCTACCCCTGGACCTTGACTATTCGGTGCCTCGCTACTGTTCACCTTCCTCACCTTCCAACGTGTGTTTGTCTGCTAACAAGAAGTGTGACAAGTGCTGTG AAAAGACCTTGGAATATACATTTCACTGGTCCAGGACCCCGGAGGCAGAGACCTTGGAGCCAGCTGCACCTGAGAACACAGCAACGGTTGAAgcctggaggccagggagggactCAGAGCCTCAGTCACGTGGGTCTCCCCCGCTCCCCAGTTCAGACTCACCAGAGCACTGTAATGACCAGGACCTTCCGAAGAGGAATCCCAGCAACACTAAG AAGCCCTTGGAGACCTGCTCTTCTAAAACCAAAG TTAAGTCCACAGTAATGATTCCCGACTGCCAGAAGCTTCTGAGATGTGAACTGGAGTCACTCAAGAGCCAGCTACAGGCCCAGACCAAG GCTTTCGAGTTCCTAAACCACTCAGTGACTCTGTTGGAGAAGGAGAGCTGCCTGCAGCAAATCAAGATCCAACAGCTGGAAG AGGTTCTGGGCCCCACCAGCCGCCAGACAGACAAAAAGGAACACAAGTGGGATGTGGAGGAGGGACGGCAGGAGCTATATGGGGCCCTGGCTCAAGGCCTGCAGGGGCTGCAGAAGACCCTGCGTGACAATGAGGAGGTACAGCGGGCCCGAACCACCCGctgcctgcagctgctggcccaggagATCCGGGACAG CAAGAAGTTCCTGTGGGAAGAGCTAGAGCTGGTGCGGGAGGAAGTGACCTTCATTTATCAAAAGCTCC AGGCGCAGGAAGAGGAGATCACGGAGAACCTGGTGAACATCCAAAAGATGCAGAAGACACAGGTGAAGTGCCGCAAG GTCCTGACCAAGATGAGGCAGCAGGGGTATGAGACATCCAACTGGCCGGAGCCTAAGGAGTTGCCACCAGGAGGCAGTGGCTCCTGGAGGGATGACCTCCAGAAAGAGCTGGGTGACATATG GGCTGCTGTGCACGTGCTTCAGAACTCCTTTGATGACCTCGCCATATCCTCGAGGGGCCGCCCCAGGGCCGCAAGCCTCAGGG GTTATAAGGGGCACCGATGCCTGAGCCCTCCACTCCCCTCCTGGGACTCAAACTCGGATTCAGACCAGGACCCTTCCCAGCTACAACTCAACAAGAGCTGCTCCTTCCCACCTG CCTGA
- the CCDC159 gene encoding coiled-coil domain-containing protein 159 isoform X6, which produces MELKPLETCSSKTKVKSTVMIPDCQKLLRCELESLKSQLQAQTKAFEFLNHSVTLLEKESCLQQIKIQQLEEVLGPTSRQTDKKEHKWDVEEGRQELYGALAQGLQGLQKTLRDNEEVQRARTTRCLQLLAQEIRDSKKFLWEELELVREEVTFIYQKLQAQEEEITENLVNIQKMQKTQVKCRKVLTKMRQQGYETSNWPEPKELPPGGSGSWRDDLQKELGDIWAAVHVLQNSFDDLAISSRGRPRAASLRGYKGHRCLSPPLPSWDSNSDSDQDPSQLQLNKSCSFPPA; this is translated from the exons ATGGAATTG AAGCCCTTGGAGACCTGCTCTTCTAAAACCAAAG TTAAGTCCACAGTAATGATTCCCGACTGCCAGAAGCTTCTGAGATGTGAACTGGAGTCACTCAAGAGCCAGCTACAGGCCCAGACCAAG GCTTTCGAGTTCCTAAACCACTCAGTGACTCTGTTGGAGAAGGAGAGCTGCCTGCAGCAAATCAAGATCCAACAGCTGGAAG AGGTTCTGGGCCCCACCAGCCGCCAGACAGACAAAAAGGAACACAAGTGGGATGTGGAGGAGGGACGGCAGGAGCTATATGGGGCCCTGGCTCAAGGCCTGCAGGGGCTGCAGAAGACCCTGCGTGACAATGAGGAGGTACAGCGGGCCCGAACCACCCGctgcctgcagctgctggcccaggagATCCGGGACAG CAAGAAGTTCCTGTGGGAAGAGCTAGAGCTGGTGCGGGAGGAAGTGACCTTCATTTATCAAAAGCTCC AGGCGCAGGAAGAGGAGATCACGGAGAACCTGGTGAACATCCAAAAGATGCAGAAGACACAGGTGAAGTGCCGCAAG GTCCTGACCAAGATGAGGCAGCAGGGGTATGAGACATCCAACTGGCCGGAGCCTAAGGAGTTGCCACCAGGAGGCAGTGGCTCCTGGAGGGATGACCTCCAGAAAGAGCTGGGTGACATATG GGCTGCTGTGCACGTGCTTCAGAACTCCTTTGATGACCTCGCCATATCCTCGAGGGGCCGCCCCAGGGCCGCAAGCCTCAGGG GTTATAAGGGGCACCGATGCCTGAGCCCTCCACTCCCCTCCTGGGACTCAAACTCGGATTCAGACCAGGACCCTTCCCAGCTACAACTCAACAAGAGCTGCTCCTTCCCACCTG CCTGA
- the CCDC159 gene encoding coiled-coil domain-containing protein 159 isoform X2, which yields MSRCNPLLVGLPLDLDYSVPRYCSPSSPSNVCLSANKKCDKCCEKTLEYTFHWSRTPEAETLEPAAPENTATVEAWRPGRDSEPQSRGSPPLPSSDSPEHCNDQDLPKRNPSNTKKPLETCSSKTKVKSTVMIPDCQKLLRCELESLKSQLQAQTKAFEFLNHSVTLLEKESCLQQIKIQQLEEVLGPTSRQTDKKEHKWDVEEGRQELYGALAQGLQGLQKTLRDNEEVQRARTTRCLQLLAQEIRDSKKFLWEELELVREEVTFIYQKLQAQEEEITENLVNIQKMQKTQVKCRKVLTKMRQQGYETSNWPEPKELPPGGSGSWRDDLQKELGDIWAAVHVLQNSFDDLAISSRGRPRAASLRGYKGHRCLSPPLPSWDSNSDSDQDPSQLQLNKSCSFPPA from the exons ATGAGCAGGTG CAACCCTCTTCTGGTCGGCCTACCCCTGGACCTTGACTATTCGGTGCCTCGCTACTGTTCACCTTCCTCACCTTCCAACGTGTGTTTGTCTGCTAACAAGAAGTGTGACAAGTGCTGTG AAAAGACCTTGGAATATACATTTCACTGGTCCAGGACCCCGGAGGCAGAGACCTTGGAGCCAGCTGCACCTGAGAACACAGCAACGGTTGAAgcctggaggccagggagggactCAGAGCCTCAGTCACGTGGGTCTCCCCCGCTCCCCAGTTCAGACTCACCAGAGCACTGTAATGACCAGGACCTTCCGAAGAGGAATCCCAGCAACACTAAG AAGCCCTTGGAGACCTGCTCTTCTAAAACCAAAG TTAAGTCCACAGTAATGATTCCCGACTGCCAGAAGCTTCTGAGATGTGAACTGGAGTCACTCAAGAGCCAGCTACAGGCCCAGACCAAG GCTTTCGAGTTCCTAAACCACTCAGTGACTCTGTTGGAGAAGGAGAGCTGCCTGCAGCAAATCAAGATCCAACAGCTGGAAG AGGTTCTGGGCCCCACCAGCCGCCAGACAGACAAAAAGGAACACAAGTGGGATGTGGAGGAGGGACGGCAGGAGCTATATGGGGCCCTGGCTCAAGGCCTGCAGGGGCTGCAGAAGACCCTGCGTGACAATGAGGAGGTACAGCGGGCCCGAACCACCCGctgcctgcagctgctggcccaggagATCCGGGACAG CAAGAAGTTCCTGTGGGAAGAGCTAGAGCTGGTGCGGGAGGAAGTGACCTTCATTTATCAAAAGCTCC AGGCGCAGGAAGAGGAGATCACGGAGAACCTGGTGAACATCCAAAAGATGCAGAAGACACAGGTGAAGTGCCGCAAG GTCCTGACCAAGATGAGGCAGCAGGGGTATGAGACATCCAACTGGCCGGAGCCTAAGGAGTTGCCACCAGGAGGCAGTGGCTCCTGGAGGGATGACCTCCAGAAAGAGCTGGGTGACATATG GGCTGCTGTGCACGTGCTTCAGAACTCCTTTGATGACCTCGCCATATCCTCGAGGGGCCGCCCCAGGGCCGCAAGCCTCAGGG GTTATAAGGGGCACCGATGCCTGAGCCCTCCACTCCCCTCCTGGGACTCAAACTCGGATTCAGACCAGGACCCTTCCCAGCTACAACTCAACAAGAGCTGCTCCTTCCCACCTG CCTGA
- the CCDC159 gene encoding coiled-coil domain-containing protein 159 isoform X4 codes for MRWCPHGIKFQRHSWGLASRSLMGEHEQVVCEKTLEYTFHWSRTPEAETLEPAAPENTATVEAWRPGRDSEPQSRGSPPLPSSDSPEHCNDQDLPKRNPSNTKKPLETCSSKTKVKSTVMIPDCQKLLRCELESLKSQLQAQTKAFEFLNHSVTLLEKESCLQQIKIQQLEEVLGPTSRQTDKKEHKWDVEEGRQELYGALAQGLQGLQKTLRDNEEVQRARTTRCLQLLAQEIRDSKKFLWEELELVREEVTFIYQKLQAQEEEITENLVNIQKMQKTQVKCRKVLTKMRQQGYETSNWPEPKELPPGGSGSWRDDLQKELGDIWAAVHVLQNSFDDLAISSRGRPRAASLRGYKGHRCLSPPLPSWDSNSDSDQDPSQLQLNKSCSFPPA; via the exons ATGCGATGGTGTCCCCACGGGATCAAATTTCAGCGTCATAGCTGGGGACTGGCTTCGCGGTCCCTGATGGGAGAGCATGAGCAGGTGGTATGTG AAAAGACCTTGGAATATACATTTCACTGGTCCAGGACCCCGGAGGCAGAGACCTTGGAGCCAGCTGCACCTGAGAACACAGCAACGGTTGAAgcctggaggccagggagggactCAGAGCCTCAGTCACGTGGGTCTCCCCCGCTCCCCAGTTCAGACTCACCAGAGCACTGTAATGACCAGGACCTTCCGAAGAGGAATCCCAGCAACACTAAG AAGCCCTTGGAGACCTGCTCTTCTAAAACCAAAG TTAAGTCCACAGTAATGATTCCCGACTGCCAGAAGCTTCTGAGATGTGAACTGGAGTCACTCAAGAGCCAGCTACAGGCCCAGACCAAG GCTTTCGAGTTCCTAAACCACTCAGTGACTCTGTTGGAGAAGGAGAGCTGCCTGCAGCAAATCAAGATCCAACAGCTGGAAG AGGTTCTGGGCCCCACCAGCCGCCAGACAGACAAAAAGGAACACAAGTGGGATGTGGAGGAGGGACGGCAGGAGCTATATGGGGCCCTGGCTCAAGGCCTGCAGGGGCTGCAGAAGACCCTGCGTGACAATGAGGAGGTACAGCGGGCCCGAACCACCCGctgcctgcagctgctggcccaggagATCCGGGACAG CAAGAAGTTCCTGTGGGAAGAGCTAGAGCTGGTGCGGGAGGAAGTGACCTTCATTTATCAAAAGCTCC AGGCGCAGGAAGAGGAGATCACGGAGAACCTGGTGAACATCCAAAAGATGCAGAAGACACAGGTGAAGTGCCGCAAG GTCCTGACCAAGATGAGGCAGCAGGGGTATGAGACATCCAACTGGCCGGAGCCTAAGGAGTTGCCACCAGGAGGCAGTGGCTCCTGGAGGGATGACCTCCAGAAAGAGCTGGGTGACATATG GGCTGCTGTGCACGTGCTTCAGAACTCCTTTGATGACCTCGCCATATCCTCGAGGGGCCGCCCCAGGGCCGCAAGCCTCAGGG GTTATAAGGGGCACCGATGCCTGAGCCCTCCACTCCCCTCCTGGGACTCAAACTCGGATTCAGACCAGGACCCTTCCCAGCTACAACTCAACAAGAGCTGCTCCTTCCCACCTG CCTGA
- the CCDC159 gene encoding coiled-coil domain-containing protein 159 isoform X3, with protein MCNPLLVGLPLDLDYSVPRYCSPSSPSNVCLSANKKCDKCCEKTLEYTFHWSRTPEAETLEPAAPENTATVEAWRPGRDSEPQSRGSPPLPSSDSPEHCNDQDLPKRNPSNTKKPLETCSSKTKVKSTVMIPDCQKLLRCELESLKSQLQAQTKAFEFLNHSVTLLEKESCLQQIKIQQLEEVLGPTSRQTDKKEHKWDVEEGRQELYGALAQGLQGLQKTLRDNEEVQRARTTRCLQLLAQEIRDSKKFLWEELELVREEVTFIYQKLQAQEEEITENLVNIQKMQKTQVKCRKVLTKMRQQGYETSNWPEPKELPPGGSGSWRDDLQKELGDIWAAVHVLQNSFDDLAISSRGRPRAASLRGYKGHRCLSPPLPSWDSNSDSDQDPSQLQLNKSCSFPPA; from the exons ATGTG CAACCCTCTTCTGGTCGGCCTACCCCTGGACCTTGACTATTCGGTGCCTCGCTACTGTTCACCTTCCTCACCTTCCAACGTGTGTTTGTCTGCTAACAAGAAGTGTGACAAGTGCTGTG AAAAGACCTTGGAATATACATTTCACTGGTCCAGGACCCCGGAGGCAGAGACCTTGGAGCCAGCTGCACCTGAGAACACAGCAACGGTTGAAgcctggaggccagggagggactCAGAGCCTCAGTCACGTGGGTCTCCCCCGCTCCCCAGTTCAGACTCACCAGAGCACTGTAATGACCAGGACCTTCCGAAGAGGAATCCCAGCAACACTAAG AAGCCCTTGGAGACCTGCTCTTCTAAAACCAAAG TTAAGTCCACAGTAATGATTCCCGACTGCCAGAAGCTTCTGAGATGTGAACTGGAGTCACTCAAGAGCCAGCTACAGGCCCAGACCAAG GCTTTCGAGTTCCTAAACCACTCAGTGACTCTGTTGGAGAAGGAGAGCTGCCTGCAGCAAATCAAGATCCAACAGCTGGAAG AGGTTCTGGGCCCCACCAGCCGCCAGACAGACAAAAAGGAACACAAGTGGGATGTGGAGGAGGGACGGCAGGAGCTATATGGGGCCCTGGCTCAAGGCCTGCAGGGGCTGCAGAAGACCCTGCGTGACAATGAGGAGGTACAGCGGGCCCGAACCACCCGctgcctgcagctgctggcccaggagATCCGGGACAG CAAGAAGTTCCTGTGGGAAGAGCTAGAGCTGGTGCGGGAGGAAGTGACCTTCATTTATCAAAAGCTCC AGGCGCAGGAAGAGGAGATCACGGAGAACCTGGTGAACATCCAAAAGATGCAGAAGACACAGGTGAAGTGCCGCAAG GTCCTGACCAAGATGAGGCAGCAGGGGTATGAGACATCCAACTGGCCGGAGCCTAAGGAGTTGCCACCAGGAGGCAGTGGCTCCTGGAGGGATGACCTCCAGAAAGAGCTGGGTGACATATG GGCTGCTGTGCACGTGCTTCAGAACTCCTTTGATGACCTCGCCATATCCTCGAGGGGCCGCCCCAGGGCCGCAAGCCTCAGGG GTTATAAGGGGCACCGATGCCTGAGCCCTCCACTCCCCTCCTGGGACTCAAACTCGGATTCAGACCAGGACCCTTCCCAGCTACAACTCAACAAGAGCTGCTCCTTCCCACCTG CCTGA